One window of Botrimarina mediterranea genomic DNA carries:
- a CDS encoding flagellar hook-length control protein FliK, whose protein sequence is MPEQVQSRASLLTLTASKPPRAETARDAASDFGAELTTAVEEMTAQPAEASTGSAARTKAKDAKAAAERSDEVSDAETAEAAASESAAAAAEASAVEEAETNSEEAAEEAELLATFVVTETIVLETSPDVVLPEDATTMIDVESGANHGVGEAFNSATEGSTSPDTTAVIDAVLDSDLAAEAEQSPSPFSNEGDPNPTQLAATTHSDAEDALLNSGQPQAAIQGSLDQGSSVAVADAAALRASDSAEIDKSSTEQQDAESHDTPEAPRPSATETALAVAALPRESDSESGESSPHEAADPTEANAIEGARSRDTARAESADEAALPERPNIDPARFVSRVSRAIEFADQRGGGPVELRLSPPELGSLQVKIQVKDGVMTAKLEVETPAARNALLDNLPALRDRLEQQQVRIDKFDVDVRDQQQQRGGDWRQHQDQRQQMDQQQPRHDTRAPRQPPAAATTTVEARPVRTISYANNGINLVV, encoded by the coding sequence TGACGGCTCAGCCCGCTGAAGCGTCGACAGGAAGCGCTGCTAGGACGAAAGCCAAGGACGCAAAAGCGGCAGCAGAGCGGAGCGACGAAGTCTCAGACGCCGAAACCGCCGAAGCCGCAGCTTCCGAATCGGCAGCGGCCGCAGCCGAGGCCTCTGCCGTTGAAGAAGCCGAAACCAACTCTGAAGAAGCGGCCGAGGAGGCCGAGTTACTGGCGACCTTCGTTGTCACTGAGACAATCGTCTTGGAAACATCGCCCGACGTTGTCCTTCCCGAGGACGCCACCACCATGATCGACGTCGAGTCGGGCGCCAATCATGGCGTCGGTGAGGCGTTCAATTCCGCAACCGAAGGGTCCACTTCACCCGACACAACCGCGGTTATCGACGCCGTTCTCGATTCCGATCTCGCTGCCGAAGCCGAGCAATCGCCCTCGCCATTCTCAAACGAAGGTGACCCGAACCCAACGCAGCTTGCCGCCACGACTCACTCTGACGCTGAGGATGCGCTGCTGAACTCCGGTCAGCCACAAGCCGCGATCCAGGGCTCTCTGGATCAAGGGTCAAGCGTCGCTGTGGCGGATGCCGCTGCTCTCAGAGCGAGCGACTCCGCCGAGATCGACAAGTCATCAACCGAGCAGCAGGACGCCGAATCGCACGACACACCGGAGGCGCCTCGCCCTTCCGCCACCGAAACGGCACTTGCCGTCGCCGCATTGCCGCGAGAGTCCGACAGTGAATCAGGCGAATCTTCGCCCCATGAAGCAGCGGACCCAACCGAAGCCAACGCTATAGAGGGAGCAAGATCACGTGACACGGCTCGGGCCGAGTCGGCCGATGAGGCGGCCCTCCCCGAACGGCCGAACATCGACCCGGCGCGGTTCGTTTCGCGGGTCAGCCGCGCGATCGAGTTCGCCGACCAACGCGGCGGAGGCCCCGTCGAGTTGCGGCTGAGCCCGCCGGAACTCGGCTCGCTGCAAGTCAAGATTCAGGTCAAAGACGGCGTGATGACAGCGAAGCTCGAGGTCGAGACCCCCGCCGCCCGCAACGCCCTGCTCGACAACCTGCCGGCGTTGCGCGACCGGCTCGAACAACAACAAGTCCGCATCGACAAGTTCGACGTAGACGTCCGCGACCAACAACAGCAGCGCGGCGGCGATTGGCGCCAACACCAAGACCAGCGTCAGCAAATGGATCAGCAACAACCGCGTCACGACACGCGAGCACCACGGCAACCGCCGGCTGCGGCGACCACTACCGTCGAGGCCCGCCCCGTCCGCACAATCTCGTACGCCAACAACGGCATCAACCTCGTTGTCTAA